Proteins encoded together in one Camelina sativa cultivar DH55 chromosome 9, Cs, whole genome shotgun sequence window:
- the LOC109126447 gene encoding uncharacterized protein LOC109126447: MLLRNLGFRKFKGDPNVVLADVWIKDLENNFEMTKCPKEFRRPVAVNFLEEDARAWWDTVVSSYRFQTIMWGIFKKEFKLKYFPPELRDRLENQFLQLEQGEMTVRAYGRIFTRLWRYLYQGTDDELAMARRFFNGLRPDIRGRLHAVTYRSVAEVEERAVSVEEAIEIEKEIAAREKKKEPVQQTKIVNTQKVNQVAGRNWGAGRRKVKMNVSQGGRNVSNMDPRGCYVCGQVGHFARACPTDTMRTHVHRSRPN, from the exons ATGTTGTTGCGGAACTTAGGGTTCCGTAAGTTCAAAGGAGACCCGAATGTAGTATTAGCAGACGTGTGGATAAAAGACCTGGAGAATAACTTCGAGATGACAAAGTGCCCAAAGGAGTTTAGGAGACCAGTAGCAGTTAATTTCTTGGAAGAAGATGCTCGTGCATGGTGGGATACCGTAGTTTCTAGTTACCGGTTCCAGACGATAATGTGGGGAATTTTTAAGAAAGAGTTCAAGCTGAAGTACTTTCCACCAGAGTTACGCGACCGGTTGGAGAATCAGTTTCTGCAACTAGAACAAGGTGAGATGACCGTTCGAGCATATGGGAGGATTTTTACAAGACTTTGGAGGTATCTGTACCAAGGAACTGATGATGAGTTAGCAATGGCCCGGAGATTCTTTAACGGACTCAGGCCAGATATTAGAGGAAGGTTACACGCTGTGACCTACCGCAGTGTTGCGGAAGTGGAAGAGAGAGCTGTGAGTGTTGAGGAAGCCATAGAGATAGAGAAGGAGATTGCAGCtcgggagaaaaagaaggaaccaGTCCAGCAGACTAAGATTGTGAACACCCAAAAGGTGAATCAAGTGGCAGGACGGAATTGGGGCGCAGGCCGCAGGAAGGTTAAGATGAATGTTAGCCAAGGAGGTCGTAATGTGAGCAACATGGATCCGAGGGGATGCTATGTGTGCGGGCAAGTTGGGCATTTCGCTCGCGCTTGTCCGACT GACACTATGCGAACTCATGTCCATCGAAGCCGGCCAAACTGA